The following coding sequences are from one Streptomyces sp. NBC_01232 window:
- a CDS encoding OsmC family protein translates to MARLHSYATRVTWTGNLGTGTSHYRAFSRAHEVAAGELPAILGSSDPTFHGDASRWNPEQLLLAALSQCHMLSYLHFCTVNGVVVTSYVDEATATMATAGDGGQFTEAVVHPRITVSEESMVVAALALHEEAHRACFIANSVNFPVRHEPTVTVG, encoded by the coding sequence ATGGCCCGACTGCACTCCTACGCCACCCGCGTCACCTGGACCGGCAACCTCGGCACCGGCACCAGCCACTACCGCGCCTTCTCACGGGCACACGAAGTGGCCGCCGGAGAACTGCCGGCGATCCTGGGCAGCTCCGACCCGACCTTCCACGGCGATGCCTCGCGCTGGAACCCCGAACAACTGCTGCTCGCCGCGCTGTCCCAGTGCCACATGCTCTCCTACCTGCACTTCTGCACGGTCAACGGCGTGGTGGTCACTTCGTACGTCGACGAGGCGACCGCAACGATGGCCACCGCCGGGGACGGCGGGCAGTTCACGGAGGCCGTGGTGCACCCTCGGATCACCGTCAGCGAGGAGTCGATGGTGGTCGCGGCGCTCGCACTGCACGAGGAGGCCCACCGGGCCTGCTTCATCGCCAACTCGGTGAACTTCCCCGTCCGGCACGAACCGACCGTGACGGTGGGCTGA
- a CDS encoding BlaI/MecI/CopY family transcriptional regulator, with translation MVRNGRDARRPHGELVADVLAILWAAEEPLTPHQINAALERDLARTTVTTILTRLHEKGTLVRTRAGRGFAYAAADDAAGLAAGRMRQELEREPQRDLVLKRFVSSLSGDDEEALRRLLLEREQGD, from the coding sequence ATGGTGAGGAATGGACGGGACGCGCGGCGTCCGCATGGTGAGCTCGTCGCGGACGTGCTGGCGATCTTATGGGCGGCAGAGGAGCCTTTGACGCCGCACCAGATCAATGCCGCGCTCGAACGAGACCTGGCCAGGACGACGGTCACCACGATCCTGACACGTCTGCACGAGAAGGGGACGCTCGTTCGCACCCGCGCGGGGCGGGGCTTCGCCTACGCAGCGGCGGATGATGCCGCCGGGCTGGCAGCCGGGCGCATGCGGCAGGAGCTGGAACGGGAGCCGCAGCGTGACCTGGTGCTGAAGCGGTTCGTGTCTTCGTTGTCCGGGGACGACGAGGAGGCATTGCGGCGCCTGCTCCTGGAGCGCGAGCAGGGCGATTGA
- a CDS encoding MarR family winged helix-turn-helix transcriptional regulator, whose translation MYDRGSGSSNPSEQTVELLAAAGRAVETLVAERIGVRGSSPLHQSVLKALADLGPHAHLDLATQIEAPLDDVVRVIDELMEQGLVHAMVVNIGGRHEVVTLTEAGTEALAATVDDVKSLQDALLASITKGERAQLHYLLRRVYTTATRADGLRSVSP comes from the coding sequence GTGTACGACAGGGGGAGCGGATCGTCGAATCCCTCCGAGCAGACCGTGGAACTCCTGGCGGCAGCCGGCAGGGCCGTGGAGACGCTGGTGGCCGAGCGTATCGGTGTGCGCGGGTCGAGCCCCCTCCACCAGTCGGTCCTCAAGGCGCTCGCCGATCTGGGGCCGCACGCCCACCTCGATCTCGCCACGCAGATAGAGGCGCCGCTGGATGATGTCGTGCGGGTGATCGATGAGCTCATGGAGCAGGGCCTGGTCCACGCGATGGTTGTCAACATCGGTGGCCGGCATGAGGTGGTGACGCTCACGGAAGCCGGTACTGAGGCCCTGGCGGCCACAGTGGATGACGTGAAGAGCCTGCAGGACGCTCTGCTGGCCTCGATCACGAAGGGTGAGCGCGCACAGCTGCACTACCTGCTGCGGCGGGTGTACACGACTGCCACCCGTGCCGATGGGCTGCGCTCGGTTTCGCCCTGA
- a CDS encoding DUF6153 family protein, giving the protein MTFAAKPLGRRPAGRGFLLLVLAVLAGVLGMHALAPSPLPTAHAGSGHTMVMAHTEADPDAAGDCSHPAGGSDHLDHADGTCAAAGVSSSYAPPALSAAFGGVPAAVVQAGAAPEAPVSTRAPPDLSELQLLRI; this is encoded by the coding sequence ATGACCTTCGCCGCGAAGCCGCTGGGACGACGCCCTGCCGGGCGGGGCTTCCTGCTGCTCGTCCTCGCGGTGCTGGCCGGTGTCCTGGGCATGCACGCCCTGGCCCCGAGCCCCCTGCCGACGGCGCACGCCGGTAGCGGGCACACCATGGTCATGGCTCATACGGAGGCCGACCCGGACGCGGCGGGCGACTGCTCGCACCCGGCCGGTGGATCGGATCATCTCGATCACGCGGACGGAACGTGCGCCGCCGCCGGGGTGAGCTCCTCCTACGCCCCGCCCGCGCTGAGCGCCGCGTTCGGTGGTGTTCCCGCTGCTGTTGTGCAGGCTGGGGCGGCGCCGGAGGCGCCGGTGAGTACGCGGGCGCCACCCGACCTTTCCGAGCTGCAACTCCTGCGGATATAG
- a CDS encoding DUF305 domain-containing protein — MNRNRSLVRRTTAVGAVATAALVLAACGSNDSPAGHGGHASASPSASASAAQGQHNAADAAFAKGMIPHHRQAVEMADLAPTRADSAEVKQLAEEIKKAQDPEIKTLSGWLASWGEQVPAEGAMDHSMHGAGGGMMTAEEMENLKNASGKAFDTAFMELMIKHHEGAVAMAKTEQKDGSYQPAKDMADAIVTSQTAEITRMNGLLGKV, encoded by the coding sequence ATGAACCGCAACCGTTCCCTCGTCCGCCGCACCACCGCCGTCGGGGCCGTCGCAACGGCCGCCCTCGTGCTGGCCGCATGCGGCAGCAACGACAGCCCGGCCGGTCACGGAGGCCACGCTTCCGCCTCGCCGTCGGCTTCGGCCTCCGCCGCACAGGGGCAGCACAACGCGGCCGATGCCGCGTTCGCCAAGGGGATGATCCCTCACCACAGGCAGGCCGTTGAGATGGCCGACCTCGCCCCGACCCGTGCGGACTCCGCCGAGGTCAAGCAGCTCGCCGAGGAGATCAAGAAGGCCCAGGACCCGGAGATCAAGACGCTCTCCGGTTGGCTGGCTTCCTGGGGCGAGCAGGTGCCCGCCGAGGGTGCCATGGACCACTCCATGCACGGCGCGGGCGGCGGCATGATGACCGCCGAGGAGATGGAGAACCTGAAGAATGCCTCGGGCAAGGCGTTCGACACCGCTTTCATGGAGCTGATGATCAAGCACCACGAGGGTGCGGTCGCCATGGCCAAGACGGAGCAGAAGGACGGCTCCTACCAGCCCGCCAAGGACATGGCCGACGCCATCGTCACCTCCCAGACCGCCGAGATCACCCGGATGAACGGGCTCCTCGGCAAGGTCTGA
- a CDS encoding class I SAM-dependent methyltransferase has protein sequence MGRITNTTQAEAWNGYEGAQWARSQERWDAINDGFNQPLLDAADIRDTDQVLDIGCGAGRTTRLAAQRCGGGRAMGVDLSGPMLERARASAAREGVHNVSFVQGDAQVHPFDPGAFDAAVSRYGMTFFADPVGAFANIRGALRPGGRLAFICAAEAGANEWLRALASLDGILPLGDFGTPGAPGMFSLTDPDHTLALLTSAGFGNARAERVEAAGNWGKDAEDASAFLIDSGPGRHLLGQVAPDAQEQARQALIDALRPYEDAGAVWLRSSSWLVTAVRKDTAGD, from the coding sequence ATGGGCCGAATCACCAACACGACGCAGGCCGAGGCATGGAACGGCTACGAAGGAGCACAGTGGGCCCGTAGTCAGGAACGCTGGGACGCCATCAACGACGGCTTCAACCAGCCGTTGCTCGACGCCGCCGACATCCGGGACACCGACCAGGTGCTCGACATCGGCTGCGGAGCCGGCCGCACGACCCGCCTGGCGGCACAGCGATGCGGCGGGGGGCGGGCCATGGGAGTGGATCTGTCGGGTCCGATGCTCGAGCGGGCCAGGGCGAGTGCGGCACGCGAAGGAGTGCACAACGTGTCCTTCGTCCAAGGCGACGCACAGGTCCACCCGTTCGACCCCGGGGCATTCGATGCGGCCGTCAGCCGCTACGGCATGACCTTCTTCGCAGACCCTGTCGGCGCCTTCGCCAACATCCGCGGCGCGCTGCGCCCGGGCGGCCGGCTGGCGTTCATCTGCGCGGCAGAAGCCGGGGCCAACGAGTGGCTCCGGGCGCTGGCCTCGCTGGACGGCATCCTGCCGCTCGGAGACTTCGGCACGCCCGGCGCACCGGGCATGTTCTCGTTGACCGACCCCGACCACACGCTCGCCCTCCTGACCTCCGCCGGCTTCGGGAACGCCCGCGCGGAGCGGGTGGAAGCCGCCGGCAACTGGGGTAAGGATGCCGAGGACGCCTCGGCCTTCCTGATCGACTCCGGCCCTGGCCGCCACCTGCTCGGCCAGGTCGCACCCGATGCCCAGGAGCAGGCCCGACAGGCACTGATCGACGCGCTGCGCCCCTACGAAGACGCCGGGGCCGTGTGGCTGCGCAGCAGCTCGTGGCTGGTCACCGCCGTCCGGAAGGACACCGCGGGCGACTGA
- a CDS encoding TetR/AcrR family transcriptional regulator produces the protein MSPRGVAIPDLRERLFAAAERVVARDGAAGLTSRSVTAEADCGKGVLHAHFAGLDEFVAELVLDRFARGARQAEALDAKVGQATAAANLQEVVLALLDALPPAVVGLSLTRPAAALRTREGFQAGAPAFDAIQHAFVAYLQAEQRGGRIAADADVATIALALVGTMHHLLMTRVPGLSEEPEATVRRLLAVLLGGAGQPPTA, from the coding sequence GTGTCACCTCGTGGAGTCGCGATTCCGGATCTGCGTGAGCGGTTGTTCGCGGCGGCGGAACGGGTGGTGGCGCGAGACGGTGCGGCGGGCCTCACGAGTCGCTCCGTCACGGCTGAGGCGGACTGCGGCAAGGGCGTCCTGCACGCGCACTTCGCGGGCCTGGACGAGTTCGTTGCCGAGCTGGTCCTGGACCGGTTCGCGCGCGGTGCCCGCCAAGCCGAGGCGCTGGACGCGAAGGTGGGGCAGGCCACGGCTGCGGCCAATCTCCAGGAAGTCGTCCTTGCCTTGCTGGATGCCCTGCCCCCGGCGGTGGTGGGTCTCTCGCTGACACGCCCGGCGGCCGCGCTGCGTACCCGGGAAGGCTTCCAGGCGGGAGCGCCCGCGTTCGATGCGATCCAGCACGCCTTTGTCGCCTACCTGCAGGCGGAGCAGCGTGGCGGCCGGATCGCCGCGGACGCCGACGTCGCCACGATCGCGCTGGCGCTGGTCGGCACGATGCATCACCTGCTGATGACGCGCGTTCCCGGCCTCAGCGAGGAGCCGGAAGCGACCGTAAGGCGACTGCTGGCCGTACTGCTGGGTGGCGCCGGGCAGCCGCCAACGGCGTGA
- a CDS encoding winged helix-turn-helix transcriptional regulator, protein MREGAQLKPVATNHGREVFHTDCPARDVVDHVTSRWGIWVLISLRSNDLRFYELRDGIQGISEKMLAQTLRALVQDGLVWREVEPTTPPQVTYGLTDFGQDISEPLTDLFDRITQRLPPRSPA, encoded by the coding sequence ATGAGGGAAGGCGCGCAGCTGAAACCGGTCGCGACGAACCATGGGCGTGAGGTGTTTCACACCGACTGCCCCGCGCGTGACGTGGTCGACCATGTGACCAGCAGGTGGGGCATCTGGGTTCTGATCTCCTTGCGGAGCAATGACCTTCGGTTCTACGAACTGCGCGACGGCATCCAGGGCATCAGCGAGAAGATGCTGGCTCAGACCCTGCGCGCGCTGGTGCAGGACGGCCTGGTCTGGCGGGAGGTCGAGCCGACGACGCCGCCTCAGGTCACTTACGGGTTGACCGACTTCGGCCAGGACATCAGCGAGCCGCTGACGGACTTGTTCGACCGGATCACACAACGGCTACCGCCGCGCAGCCCGGCATAG
- a CDS encoding SDR family oxidoreductase: MIVVTGATGNVGRPLTQALTEAGEQVTAVSRHRAELPEEVRHLSADLAEPAALTAALTGAKALFLLLSGNLHAPRARPTDIIRLAASSGVRRVVLLSSQGVATRPLGPSRVAMRTVEDALRDSGMDWVVLRPGGFASNAFAWAESVRTQGTVAAPFGDVGVPVVDPADIAEVAAACLLDNRHTGAVYELTGPEVITPRQQAEAIAAALGSPVRFRELTREEAKATMARFVPIELADDTLDIISAPNPAELRISPDVEGVIGRVPRTFNDWVARHVAAFR, encoded by the coding sequence ATGATCGTGGTAACCGGGGCTACCGGGAATGTGGGCCGACCGTTGACGCAGGCCCTGACAGAGGCGGGCGAGCAGGTGACGGCGGTGTCGCGGCACCGGGCGGAGCTGCCGGAGGAGGTCCGGCACCTGTCGGCCGACCTGGCCGAACCAGCCGCTCTCACAGCCGCGTTGACCGGGGCGAAGGCGCTCTTCCTCCTGCTCTCCGGCAACCTGCACGCCCCCCGAGCCAGGCCGACCGACATCATCCGCCTTGCCGCGTCCAGTGGCGTCCGCCGGGTCGTGCTGCTGTCCTCGCAGGGCGTGGCGACCAGGCCGCTCGGTCCGTCGCGGGTCGCGATGCGCACCGTGGAAGACGCGTTGCGGGACTCCGGAATGGACTGGGTCGTCCTGCGGCCGGGAGGGTTCGCCTCCAACGCCTTCGCCTGGGCCGAGTCCGTCCGCACGCAAGGAACGGTCGCCGCGCCCTTCGGCGATGTAGGGGTTCCGGTCGTCGATCCGGCGGACATCGCCGAGGTCGCGGCGGCCTGCCTGCTGGACAATCGGCACACCGGCGCGGTGTACGAGCTGACCGGGCCGGAGGTGATCACGCCGCGTCAGCAGGCGGAGGCGATCGCAGCCGCGCTCGGCTCGCCCGTACGGTTCCGCGAACTCACCCGCGAGGAGGCCAAGGCCACGATGGCCCGGTTCGTGCCGATCGAACTCGCCGACGACACCCTGGACATCATCTCTGCTCCGAACCCGGCCGAACTGCGGATCAGCCCGGACGTGGAAGGAGTCATCGGCCGTGTCCCGCGCACCTTCAACGACTGGGTTGCCCGCCATGTCGCCGCATTCCGCTGA
- a CDS encoding GNAT family N-acetyltransferase — protein MTDTVIRALSASDAHLFDAHPDPLGAGEGHRRTRFRPDWKRVALRDGEVVARGAWWGGPDDSEPVNINWFDVAEGEEEAGAELLRSAPWQVELEINLPGGWREKTYLRAGAEARFAAARAAGYELLVERFLYRWTPERGLPERPGRLRFSAEPDDTVFFDALRRIHSATLDAHALRAIEEGGLDQAAQEELDFFNWCPSPREWWQIAHTPEGDLAGIHIPAHNPSGPTIGFVGVVPEQRGRGYAYDLLAECTHLLVEQGAEFVSGATDQANFPMAANFAKAGFPVIRERINFHPAGQAA, from the coding sequence ATGACCGATACGGTCATCCGCGCGCTCTCCGCGAGCGACGCACATCTTTTCGACGCACACCCCGACCCCCTCGGCGCCGGTGAAGGCCACCGACGTACCCGGTTCCGGCCCGACTGGAAGCGCGTCGCCCTGCGCGACGGCGAGGTCGTCGCACGCGGTGCGTGGTGGGGCGGCCCCGACGACTCGGAGCCCGTCAACATCAACTGGTTCGACGTGGCCGAGGGCGAGGAGGAGGCCGGGGCCGAACTCCTGCGCTCCGCTCCCTGGCAAGTCGAACTCGAGATCAACCTGCCCGGCGGCTGGCGGGAAAAGACCTACCTGCGCGCCGGAGCCGAGGCGCGCTTCGCCGCCGCACGAGCCGCAGGGTACGAGCTTCTGGTGGAACGCTTCCTGTACCGCTGGACCCCCGAGCGAGGTCTGCCCGAGCGGCCCGGACGCCTGCGCTTCAGCGCCGAACCCGACGACACCGTGTTCTTCGACGCGTTGCGCCGCATCCACTCCGCCACTCTGGACGCCCACGCGCTCAGGGCCATCGAGGAGGGCGGCCTCGACCAGGCCGCCCAGGAGGAACTCGACTTCTTCAACTGGTGCCCCTCCCCACGGGAATGGTGGCAGATCGCACACACGCCGGAGGGCGACCTGGCCGGCATCCACATCCCGGCCCACAACCCCTCCGGCCCGACGATCGGCTTCGTCGGAGTCGTCCCGGAACAGCGCGGTCGCGGCTACGCCTACGACCTCCTCGCGGAGTGCACCCACCTCCTCGTCGAGCAGGGCGCGGAGTTCGTCAGCGGAGCGACGGACCAGGCCAACTTCCCCATGGCCGCGAACTTCGCCAAGGCTGGCTTCCCCGTCATCCGTGAACGCATCAACTTCCACCCGGCGGGCCAAGCAGCCTAG